In one window of Salvia splendens isolate huo1 unplaced genomic scaffold, SspV2 ctg993, whole genome shotgun sequence DNA:
- the LOC121792006 gene encoding uncharacterized protein LOC121792006, translated as MAAPRFDGSDATNWVSRVQYYFNHLMMPDAQRLHYAEFLEDIRHRFGLIAKLTQTGSVVEYHDTFEKYLNRVQGIPERQLFTLFVAGLKPDMQERLRLHRPSSLAAAMALTLELADSHGDRQQHQQNSRRPWQARETRIQAGPVSSHPPTQNILGQTQQPAQGRVATPSRQPQVRVSQAEKAERAKMGLCYYCPDKWVIGHVCKQRLLCYADDSDDVDDGDLEKDMTEDLADMEVAHVHAMYGGRRSRPLKVIGSIQDREVCILIDTGSDRES; from the exons ATGGCGGCACCACGATTTGATGGATCTGACGCGACAAATTGGGTGTCGAGGGTCCAATATTATTTTAACCATCTGATGATGCCAGACGCACAACGCTTACACTATGCG GAGTTTTTGGAGGACATCCGTCATCGCTTTGGATTAATTGCAAAATTGACGCAAACAGGTTCAGTGGTCGAGTATCACGATACGTTCGAGAAATATCTCAACCGAGTTCAGGGCATTCCGGAAAGACAGCTATTCACTCTGTTCGTGGCGGGATTAAAGCCGGATATGCAGGAACGGTTGCGCTTGCATCGGCCGTCGTCTCTAGCCGCGGCGATGGCTTTGACATTGGAACTGGCCGACTCCCACGGCGACCGCCAGCAGCATCAGCAGAATTCTCGTCGCCCGTGGCAAGCCCGAGAGACTCGCATTCAGGCAGGCCCGGTTTCGAGCCATCCGCCGACCCAGAACATCCTTGGCCAGACTCAACAGccggctcagggacgtgttgcGACCCCCTCGCGACAACCGCAGGTCCGGGTGTCCCAGGCAGAGAAGGCAGAGCGCGCGAAGATGGGTCTCTGCTACTATTGTCCGGATAAATGGGTCATTGGACACGTTTGCAAGCAGCGTTTACTTTGTTATGCCGACGATTCGGACGATGTGGATGACGGCGATTTGGAGAAGGATATGACGGAGGATTTGGCAGACATGGAGGTAGCACACGTACACGCTATGTATGGAGGCCGTCGCTCACGACCTCTGAAAGTGATAGGGTCAATACAGGATCGGGAAGTGTGTATTTTAATTGATACGGGGAGCGATCGAGAATCATAA
- the LOC121792003 gene encoding fasciclin-like arabinogalactan protein 21 produces the protein MAAAESSCSHWWHAPFYLAMCCTLAFMAISTARYPSSNPLPPPHALALALALNASLALRLHGGFHITATLLRISPELFLSSPHTTLFAIQDSAISLLSLPPSTMRHLLRYHAVPATLPMSVLLKKPPGFCLQTLAADDTLAITNSTNYTSLTINHVLVSHPDMFLHGPLAVHGVSAPFEAAAACRALSTALAGKGAVEWKGIIRVLSSNGFVSFAIGLKAVVDGILRDYANLSSVTVLAAGDFEFLSSPSPFLDRVVRLHILRQRYSYVELRAVGNSSLTTLLPASHLQIANMSPNLAVNGVQITRPDVFSSNNFVLHGISRSLYLDDFFH, from the coding sequence ATGGCAGCAGCAGAGTCATCGTGTTCACACTGGTGGCACGCCCCTTTCTACCTTGCCATGTGTTGCACCCTCGCTTTTATGGCCATCTCCACCGCTAGATACCCCTCCAGCAACCCCCTCCCCCCTCCCCACGCCCTCGCCCTCGCCCTCGCCCTCAACGCCTCCCTCGCCCTCCGCCTCCACGGCGGCTTCCATATCACCGCCACCCTCCTCCGAATCTCTCCGGAGCTCTTCCTCTCCTCTCCCCACACCACCCTCTTCGCCATCCAAGACTCCGCCATCTCCCTCCTCTCCCTCCCGCCCTCCACCATGCGCCACCTCCTCCGCTACCACGCCGTCCCCGCCACCCTCCCCATGTCCGTCCTCCTCAAGAAACCCCCCGGTTTCTGCCTCCAAACCCTCGCCGCCGACGACACCCTCGCCATCACCAACTCCACCAATTACACCTCCCTCACCATCAACCACGTCTTGGTCTCCCACCCTGACATGTTCCTCCACGGCCCCCTCGCCGTCCACGGCGTCTCCGCGCCCTTCGAAGCCGCGGCGGCGTGCCGCGCCTTATCCACCGCTCTCGCCGGGAAAGGGGCGGTGGAGTGGAAAGGGATAATTAGGGTTTTGAGCTCCAACGGATTTGTTTCATTCGCGATCGGATTGAAGGCGGTTGTGGATGGGATTCTTAGAGATTACGCGAATCTTTCCTCCGTCACCGTGCTTGCGGCGGGGGATTTTGAGTTTCTGTCCTCGCCGTCGCCGTTCTTGGATAGAGTCGTGAGACTTCACATTCTGCGACAGAGATATAGTTATGTGGAGTTGAGGGCGGTGGGGAATTCATCGCTCACAACATTGCTTCCTGCCTCTCATCTCCAGATTGCTAATATGTCTCCAAATTTGGCTGTTAATGGAGTCCAGATTACTAGGCCTGACGTCTTCTCCTCCAACAACTTCGTCCTTCATGGAATTTCAAGGAGTCTTTATTTGGACGATTTCTTTCACTAA
- the LOC121792004 gene encoding membrane steroid-binding protein 2-like, with product MALQLWETLKESITAYTGLSPATFFTVLALGLTLYYVVSSLFGSSDGGHAHDRSRGFEEQMEPLPPPVQLGEITAEELKLYDGSNSDKPLLMAIKGQIYDVTQSRMFYGPGGPYALFAGKDASRALAKMSFEDKDLNGDLTGLGVFEMEALQDWEYKFMSKYVKVGTVKTTVPVTDGPTPSEATDASPSDAAKPVEDAAEGHVAKPAEDGPSETAAPKETEETTTAAADVDVEKKV from the exons ATGGCCCTTCAGTTGTGGGAGACATTGAAAGAATCGATCACCGCCTACACAGGGCTTTCTCCGGCTACTTTCTTCACGGTTCTTGCTCTAGGCCTCACGCTTTACTACGTTGTCTCCAGTTTGTTCGGCTCCTCCGATGGCGGCCACGCCCATGACAGGTCCAGAGGCTTTGAGGAACAGATGGAGCCTCTGCCCCCTCCTGTTCAGCTTGGTGAGATCACCGCCGAGGAGCTGAAACTCTACGACGGCTCTAATTCCGACAAGCCTCTACTCATGGCTATCAAGGGCCAGATCTATGATGTCACGCAGAGCAG GATGTTTTATGGACCCGGTGGACCTTATGCTTTGTTTGCGGGAAAGGATGCTAGTAGAGCTCTTGCAAAAATGTCCTTCGAGGATAAAGACCTGAATGGTGATCTTACTGGGCTGGGCGTGTTTGAGATGGAAGCTCTGCAAGATTGGGAATACAAGTTCATGAGCAAATATGTGAAGGTGGGAACTGTCAAGACAACCGTGCCAGTAACTGATGGTCCCACCCCAAGTGAAGCAACCGATGCTTCTCCAAGTGATGCTGCTAAACCGGTAGAAGATGCTGCCGAGGGTCATGTTGCTAAACCTGCTGAAGATGGTCCATCAGAGACTGCTGCTCCTAAGGAAACAGAGGAAACCACAACTGCTGCTGCTGATGTTGATGTCGAGAAAAAGGTGTGA